Proteins encoded within one genomic window of Burkholderiaceae bacterium:
- a CDS encoding Mobile element protein: MAVAARREVVRQLQERGLSERQALRLVSMSASTLRYQPRDDGNGRLRERLTELAGQHRRHGYRMLHSRLRIDGWAINVKRTYRVYREEGLMVRKRRRKKLPVPERQPLVRPIQPNEVWSMDFVFDELANGRRVKTLTVVDDCSKEAVQIAVDTSIPALYVTRVLDQVKAERGLPKVIRTDNGPEFAGRTMQTWAASNGVELRFIQPGKPVQNAYIESFNSRFRDECLSQHWFASLSHMRSVVDNWREDYNHHRPHSTLGYVPPAVFAARCRQHAGGNAQPPASATMQTPGL, translated from the coding sequence GGAACGAGGCTTGAGCGAGCGCCAGGCCTTGAGGCTGGTAAGCATGAGCGCCAGCACCCTGCGCTACCAACCCCGCGACGACGGCAACGGCCGGCTGCGCGAGCGCCTGACGGAGCTCGCCGGCCAGCATCGCCGCCACGGCTACCGGATGCTGCACAGCCGCCTGCGAATCGACGGCTGGGCGATCAACGTCAAGCGCACGTACCGGGTCTACCGTGAGGAAGGCCTGATGGTGCGCAAGCGGCGACGCAAGAAGCTGCCGGTGCCCGAACGGCAACCGCTCGTGCGCCCCATCCAACCCAACGAGGTGTGGAGCATGGACTTCGTGTTCGACGAACTTGCCAACGGCCGGCGGGTCAAGACGCTGACGGTCGTGGACGACTGCAGCAAGGAGGCGGTGCAGATCGCCGTGGACACATCGATCCCGGCGCTGTACGTCACGCGGGTGCTCGACCAGGTCAAGGCCGAACGCGGGCTGCCCAAGGTGATCCGAACCGACAACGGGCCGGAGTTCGCCGGCAGGACGATGCAGACCTGGGCGGCCAGCAACGGCGTCGAGCTACGCTTCATCCAGCCCGGCAAGCCGGTTCAGAACGCCTACATCGAGAGCTTCAATAGCCGCTTCCGCGACGAGTGCCTGTCGCAGCACTGGTTCGCCAGCCTGAGCCACATGCGCAGCGTCGTCGACAACTGGCGCGAGGACTACAACCACCACCGGCCGCACAGCACCCTCGGGTACGTGCCGCCGGCCGTGTTCGCCGCGCGTTGCCGCCAGCATGCTGGCGGCAACGCGCAACCACCCGCATCAGCTACGATGCAAACCCCTGGGCTCTAG
- a CDS encoding putative decarboxylase, protein MQVLSETLDPEDWDMLRTQGHRMLDDMLDYLRDIRQRPVWQPIPQESRRLFHERLPSNPTDIAQVHDTFMYEILPYAVGNAHPGFFGWVHGGGSAVGMLAEMLAAGLNANCGGRDQIPVEVERQVVRWMRELFDFPPTASGVFVTGTSMATFIGILIARTKVLGTEVRHQGLASAGKRLIAYTSAGAHGSIAQAMDLAGLGIDALRAIPMNERFQMDVAALNTAIEQDRGSGLTPFFVAATAGSVNVGAVDDLAAIVNIARKNQLWFHVDGAFGALAMLAPDLAPHLRGIEQADSIAFDFHKWGQVPYDAGFILVRDGEQHYRSFASPAAYLRRDTRGMAAGSPWPCDLGPDLSRGFRALKAWFTIKVYGTEKLGQVISKTCHLASYLASRISEHAELELMAPVSLNIVCFRYRAADSDRVNAEIVADIQESGIAAPSATTVNGRLVVRVAIVNHRSQEQDIDALLAAVMRFGATRCVVPELP, encoded by the coding sequence ATGCAAGTACTCTCAGAAACACTTGACCCTGAAGACTGGGACATGCTCAGAACCCAGGGGCACCGTATGTTGGACGACATGCTGGACTATTTAAGGGACATCCGGCAACGCCCGGTCTGGCAGCCTATCCCACAGGAATCGCGGCGGTTATTCCATGAAAGGCTGCCTAGCAACCCAACCGATATCGCGCAGGTGCACGATACGTTTATGTACGAGATCCTGCCTTACGCTGTCGGCAACGCGCATCCAGGTTTTTTTGGGTGGGTTCATGGCGGTGGCTCAGCTGTGGGAATGCTCGCCGAGATGCTGGCCGCGGGGCTGAACGCGAATTGCGGGGGACGCGATCAAATACCTGTAGAGGTGGAGCGGCAAGTCGTCCGGTGGATGCGCGAACTCTTCGATTTTCCACCTACCGCTAGCGGGGTGTTCGTGACAGGGACATCCATGGCTACCTTCATCGGTATTTTGATCGCACGCACCAAAGTGCTAGGGACCGAGGTGCGCCACCAAGGTCTCGCTAGTGCTGGCAAACGCCTGATTGCCTATACCTCCGCCGGCGCTCATGGTTCTATTGCGCAAGCGATGGATTTGGCCGGATTGGGAATTGACGCACTCCGAGCTATTCCGATGAACGAGCGATTTCAGATGGATGTTGCTGCGCTGAATACGGCTATCGAGCAAGACCGTGGTTCGGGCCTGACGCCATTTTTTGTTGCGGCCACAGCTGGATCGGTGAACGTAGGTGCTGTGGACGACTTAGCGGCAATAGTCAATATCGCTCGGAAGAACCAACTTTGGTTTCACGTTGACGGTGCGTTTGGAGCACTCGCCATGCTCGCTCCCGACTTGGCGCCACATCTTAGGGGGATCGAACAAGCAGATTCCATTGCTTTCGATTTCCATAAATGGGGTCAGGTGCCTTACGACGCCGGTTTCATACTTGTACGCGACGGTGAGCAGCATTACCGCAGTTTCGCGTCGCCCGCAGCTTATTTAAGACGGGATACTCGCGGTATGGCTGCCGGTTCACCTTGGCCATGCGATCTGGGACCAGACTTGTCACGTGGCTTCAGAGCACTCAAAGCATGGTTCACCATAAAGGTGTACGGGACTGAAAAGCTCGGACAGGTCATTTCTAAAACCTGCCATCTAGCCTCCTATTTGGCGAGTCGAATCAGCGAGCATGCCGAACTGGAGTTGATGGCCCCGGTTTCATTGAACATCGTGTGCTTCCGCTATCGCGCCGCAGATTCCGACCGCGTCAACGCAGAAATTGTTGCTGACATACAGGAATCAGGCATTGCTGCACCTTCCGCTACCACCGTGAACGGTCGTCTAGTTGTCCGTGTTGCCATCGTTAATCACCGCAGCCAGGAACAAGATATCGATGCATTGCTCGCGGCCGTAATGCGTTTCGGTGCTACCCGATGCGTCGTGCCAGAGTTGCCCTAA
- a CDS encoding Taurine ABC transporter, substrate-binding protein TauA translates to MKTPIVKLAAAFALAIGLGTSAHAEKLIIGTFGDPTPYQAAIAQGEFSKATGWDIEWRKFESGVDVISAMASGDVQVSEVGSAPLAIAVSQGLDIKMFLVSFVIGSSESLIIRDGSGIEKPADLKGKTIGVPIGSTSQLSLAGALKHWGISQADVRIMGMSPQQINAAWTQKYIDAAFVWNPVQGEILKTGKRLVTAGQVAKWGFPTFNAWVANDKFLATHKKDLVAFAKAMNAANAAYLNNKAKWTADSAPVALIAKRVGAQPDQVPPGLDGFEFLTSSEQVSWIDKNAADALKSTADFLKADRRISTVRADYSKFVDDSIAKAAQ, encoded by the coding sequence ATGAAAACGCCTATAGTAAAACTGGCTGCTGCATTCGCATTAGCAATTGGACTTGGTACCAGCGCGCATGCTGAAAAACTCATAATTGGCACGTTCGGGGATCCTACCCCGTACCAAGCTGCCATTGCCCAAGGTGAATTTTCCAAGGCCACAGGATGGGATATCGAGTGGCGCAAGTTCGAATCCGGGGTTGACGTGATATCCGCCATGGCCTCGGGGGACGTCCAGGTTTCAGAAGTTGGATCTGCGCCGCTGGCAATCGCTGTCAGTCAAGGACTGGACATCAAGATGTTTCTGGTGTCATTCGTCATCGGGAGCTCGGAGTCACTTATCATCCGCGATGGATCAGGTATAGAGAAGCCTGCTGACCTCAAGGGAAAGACTATTGGTGTGCCAATCGGCTCGACGTCCCAACTCTCCTTGGCGGGAGCACTAAAACATTGGGGAATTAGTCAAGCGGATGTACGTATTATGGGGATGTCACCGCAGCAAATCAACGCCGCATGGACCCAGAAGTATATTGACGCAGCTTTCGTATGGAATCCAGTGCAAGGTGAGATACTGAAAACCGGCAAGCGGCTCGTGACCGCCGGCCAGGTAGCGAAATGGGGATTTCCGACATTCAATGCATGGGTAGCAAACGATAAATTCCTCGCCACACATAAAAAGGACTTGGTGGCATTTGCAAAAGCGATGAATGCGGCGAACGCTGCCTATCTGAACAATAAGGCGAAGTGGACGGCCGACTCTGCGCCCGTTGCGCTAATCGCCAAGCGGGTTGGCGCTCAACCAGATCAGGTGCCTCCGGGCCTCGACGGCTTTGAGTTCTTGACATCTTCAGAACAAGTTTCGTGGATTGATAAGAACGCCGCCGACGCCTTGAAAAGTACGGCGGACTTCTTGAAGGCGGACCGTCGTATCAGCACTGTAAGAGCGGACTACAGCAAATTCGTAGATGACTCCATAGCAAAAGCGGCTCAATGA
- a CDS encoding histidinol dehydrogenase: MTITYLKKATRSAETGQEDVRATVQRMLNELESGGDEVARRCARELDQWDGDAVVSEEALAAAEAAVPSKLRDDIRFAHDNIRRFAEVQRATIVGCELEVQPGFFAGQKQIPVSAAGCYVPGGRYSHIASAIMTITTAKVAGVRHITACSPPKPGIGIPPAVLFTMKLCGADRVLNLGGVQGVAAMAFGMFGLPKADILVGPGNQYVAEAKRILFGRVGIDMFAGPTDSMVIADEAADPHLVAWDLVGQAEHGYNSPVWLVTTDRRLADTVLAAAPGMIAQLPELNRKNAEAAWRDYAEVILCDTREEMAEVADRYAPEHLQVQASDLDWWLGRLRAYGSLFLGEETTVAFGDKAAGPNHVLPTSGAARYTGGLSVHKYMKTVTWQRATRLGSRSVAEATARISRLEGMEGHARSADVRLKKFFPTERFDLSATGS; this comes from the coding sequence ATGACGATCACCTATCTGAAGAAAGCCACGCGAAGTGCAGAAACTGGCCAGGAGGACGTGCGCGCAACGGTGCAGCGAATGCTCAATGAGCTGGAGAGCGGAGGCGACGAAGTCGCGCGACGCTGCGCACGCGAACTCGACCAGTGGGACGGCGATGCCGTTGTCAGCGAAGAGGCACTCGCCGCCGCCGAGGCGGCCGTTCCATCCAAGCTGCGCGATGACATCCGGTTCGCGCACGACAACATCCGCCGCTTCGCCGAAGTGCAGCGCGCGACGATCGTCGGCTGCGAGTTGGAAGTGCAGCCCGGGTTCTTCGCCGGGCAGAAGCAGATCCCCGTGTCGGCGGCGGGATGCTATGTGCCGGGCGGGCGCTACAGCCACATAGCGTCGGCGATCATGACGATCACGACCGCCAAGGTAGCAGGGGTCCGGCACATCACCGCATGTTCGCCGCCGAAACCGGGCATCGGCATCCCGCCTGCGGTGCTGTTCACGATGAAGCTGTGCGGGGCCGACCGCGTGCTGAACCTCGGCGGCGTGCAAGGCGTGGCGGCGATGGCGTTCGGCATGTTCGGCCTCCCGAAGGCCGACATCCTGGTCGGACCCGGCAACCAATACGTGGCCGAGGCCAAGCGGATTCTGTTCGGTCGCGTCGGCATCGACATGTTCGCGGGGCCGACCGATTCGATGGTGATCGCCGATGAGGCCGCTGATCCGCACCTCGTTGCCTGGGACCTCGTTGGCCAAGCCGAGCATGGCTACAACTCGCCGGTCTGGCTCGTCACCACCGATCGCAGGCTTGCGGACACAGTGCTTGCCGCGGCACCCGGCATGATCGCGCAGCTCCCCGAGCTGAACCGCAAAAACGCCGAAGCGGCGTGGCGCGACTACGCTGAAGTGATCCTGTGCGACACGCGCGAGGAGATGGCCGAGGTGGCCGATCGCTACGCGCCCGAGCACCTGCAGGTACAGGCCTCCGACCTCGACTGGTGGCTCGGCCGGCTGCGTGCCTACGGTTCGTTGTTCCTCGGCGAGGAAACGACGGTCGCATTCGGCGACAAGGCGGCGGGGCCGAATCACGTGCTGCCGACCTCGGGCGCGGCGCGCTATACGGGCGGGCTTTCGGTGCACAAGTACATGAAAACGGTGACGTGGCAGCGCGCGACGCGTCTCGGCTCCCGATCGGTGGCCGAGGCGACGGCGCGCATCTCGCGGCTCGAAGGCATGGAAGGCCATGCGCGCAGCGCCGACGTGCGCCTGAAGAAGTTCTTCCCAACCGAACGCTTCGACCTCAGCGCTACCGGTTCGTGA
- a CDS encoding ABC transporter, permease protein, giving the protein MRATAHVRSPVIGLIRSAAYSLGAIRWQVQRNVILPSALTEILTAMRIGIGFGWITRVAAIAYALDMMIRYIERKAIPWNERI; this is encoded by the coding sequence GTGCGCGCGACAGCGCACGTGCGATCCCCGGTGATCGGGCTAATCCGCAGTGCCGCCTATTCGCTCGGCGCCATCCGCTGGCAAGTGCAGCGGAACGTGATCCTGCCGTCAGCATTGACCGAGATCCTGACCGCGATGCGCATCGGTATCGGCTTCGGCTGGATCACCCGCGTTGCCGCGATTGCCTACGCGCTCGACATGATGATTCGGTACATCGAGCGCAAGGCGATACCTTGGAACGAAAGGATTTGA
- a CDS encoding Aspartate racemase: MTPRRIGILGGMGPEATVLLMQRIIARTPASDDADHIPMLVDNNPQVPSRIAALIEGTGEDPGPVLAGMARRLEAGGCEALAMPCNTAHHYAAAIQSAVTIPLLNMIELTCDWVAGMAIPRVGLLASPAVQRTGLFDRPLARRGIETLHPADSAPLLAAIRAVKAGQSQAAEARFADAAAELQAAGAGVLLVVCSELSVIVHALSRIGPVVDSIDVLAAAVVDFALPSTLPSK; this comes from the coding sequence ATGACTCCTCGGCGGATCGGCATCCTTGGCGGTATGGGGCCAGAGGCCACCGTGCTGCTGATGCAACGCATCATCGCGCGGACACCTGCATCCGACGATGCCGATCACATCCCGATGCTGGTGGACAACAACCCGCAGGTGCCTTCGCGCATCGCGGCTCTGATCGAGGGCACGGGAGAGGACCCCGGACCGGTGCTGGCCGGCATGGCTCGCCGGCTTGAAGCCGGAGGCTGCGAAGCCCTCGCCATGCCCTGCAATACCGCGCACCACTACGCGGCGGCCATTCAGTCAGCCGTGACCATTCCGCTACTCAACATGATCGAGTTGACGTGCGACTGGGTGGCGGGCATGGCAATCCCTCGGGTGGGACTGTTGGCGTCACCGGCTGTCCAGCGCACGGGCCTGTTCGACCGACCATTGGCACGCCGCGGGATAGAAACATTGCACCCCGCTGACTCGGCGCCGCTGCTGGCCGCGATCCGGGCGGTCAAGGCCGGCCAGTCGCAGGCAGCCGAAGCGCGCTTCGCTGACGCGGCTGCGGAACTGCAGGCCGCAGGCGCCGGCGTATTGCTGGTGGTGTGCAGCGAGTTGTCGGTCATCGTACATGCGCTGTCCCGAATCGGTCCCGTCGTCGACAGCATCGACGTTCTGGCCGCTGCGGTCGTCGATTTCGCTCTGCCTTCCACTCTGCCTTCCAAGTAG
- a CDS encoding Aminotransferase, DegT/DnrJ/EryC1/StrS family, producing MNPRRFNGSFTQQEPIAEDAIEAAVAVLRSGRLHRYNLDPDETGETALLEREYADWQGARYCLACASGGQAMQIALRAAGVAHGEPVLTNAFTLAPVPGAIAAVGARPVLVEITKDLVLDLDDMAVKAAARGARVLMLSNMRGHLCDMERLAELTGSLGLILIEDCAHTMGATWNGRKSGNFGLAGCFSAQTYKHVNAGEGGLLTSDDAQFMVRAIIASGSYMLYERHGAAPPAAAFSDARLDMPNCSARMDHLRAAILRPQIAHLDVNIERWNERYRTLEFKLRGVSGLRLPVRPAAERYVGSSIQFTMPSISPKAAREFVEANAALGVELKWFGAAEPVGFTSTHHDWRYVQRQSLPRSDAILATLFDMRLPLTFSLQDCAQIGDIISHCAAGLRVRAAT from the coding sequence ATGAATCCGCGGCGTTTCAACGGCAGCTTCACGCAGCAGGAGCCAATCGCGGAAGACGCGATCGAGGCTGCGGTGGCAGTGCTGCGCTCGGGACGCTTGCACCGCTACAACCTCGACCCAGACGAAACAGGCGAAACCGCGCTGCTCGAGCGCGAATACGCTGACTGGCAGGGTGCGCGCTATTGCCTGGCGTGCGCGTCGGGGGGGCAAGCGATGCAGATCGCGCTGCGCGCCGCGGGCGTTGCGCACGGCGAACCGGTGCTGACGAACGCCTTCACGCTGGCACCTGTCCCAGGCGCGATCGCCGCGGTTGGCGCGCGCCCCGTGTTGGTCGAAATCACCAAGGATCTGGTGCTCGATTTGGATGACATGGCCGTCAAGGCCGCAGCTCGCGGCGCACGGGTACTGATGCTGTCCAACATGCGTGGGCACCTGTGCGACATGGAGCGGCTGGCCGAACTGACAGGCTCGCTCGGCCTGATCCTGATCGAGGACTGCGCCCATACCATGGGCGCGACCTGGAACGGTCGGAAAAGTGGCAACTTCGGGCTGGCCGGCTGCTTCAGCGCCCAGACCTACAAGCATGTCAACGCTGGCGAGGGCGGCCTGCTCACCAGCGACGACGCGCAGTTCATGGTGCGCGCGATCATCGCCTCTGGCTCGTACATGCTGTACGAACGCCATGGTGCGGCGCCGCCCGCTGCCGCCTTTTCCGATGCACGGCTCGACATGCCGAACTGCTCGGCGCGGATGGACCATCTGCGTGCTGCCATCCTGCGCCCGCAAATCGCTCACCTGGACGTCAACATCGAACGCTGGAACGAGCGCTATCGCACTCTCGAATTCAAGTTGCGCGGCGTCTCCGGTCTGCGCCTGCCGGTGCGCCCCGCAGCTGAGCGCTACGTCGGTAGCTCGATCCAGTTCACGATGCCCAGCATTTCGCCGAAAGCGGCGCGCGAATTCGTGGAAGCAAACGCTGCGCTAGGGGTCGAACTGAAGTGGTTCGGTGCGGCCGAGCCGGTCGGCTTCACGAGCACTCATCACGACTGGCGTTACGTCCAACGCCAATCGCTGCCGCGCTCAGACGCGATCCTCGCCACTCTGTTCGATATGCGTCTGCCGCTGACCTTTTCGCTGCAGGACTGCGCGCAGATCGGCGACATCATCTCGCACTGCGCTGCCGGGCTGCGCGTAAGGGCAGCGACATGA
- a CDS encoding D-cysteine desulfhydrase — protein MARLSEHLGGPEIWIKRDDCTGLSTGGNKTRKLEFLLAEAKAQKADLVMTQGATQSNHARQTAAFAAKLGMACHILLEDRTGSKDPAYNTNGNVFLDLLHGASIERRPASQDMNAEMEAVADRFRADGKRVYTIPGGGSNPTGALGYANCALELLHQANERSLRIDHLVHATGSAGTQAGLVAGLKALNAQIPVLGVGVRAPKAKQEESVFKLAQATADKLGCPGVVAREDVVANTDYVGDGYGIPTPGAIEAIELFARLEGILLDPVYSGKGAAGLIDLIRKGEFKRGQRVVFLHTGGSVALFGYTSSFGYAAPK, from the coding sequence ATGGCGCGCCTGTCGGAGCACCTCGGTGGGCCCGAGATCTGGATCAAACGCGATGACTGCACTGGGTTGTCTACCGGTGGCAACAAGACACGCAAGCTCGAGTTTCTGCTGGCCGAGGCGAAGGCGCAAAAGGCGGACCTGGTGATGACCCAGGGCGCCACACAGTCCAACCATGCACGCCAGACGGCAGCCTTTGCTGCAAAGCTGGGTATGGCCTGCCACATCTTGCTCGAGGATCGTACTGGCTCGAAGGATCCAGCCTACAACACCAACGGCAACGTCTTCCTCGACTTGCTCCATGGCGCGAGCATTGAGAGGAGACCGGCCAGTCAGGATATGAATGCCGAAATGGAAGCGGTCGCCGATCGCTTTCGCGCTGACGGCAAGCGCGTGTACACCATTCCCGGCGGCGGTTCGAACCCGACAGGTGCTCTCGGTTATGCCAATTGCGCGCTCGAATTGCTGCATCAAGCCAATGAGCGCAGCCTGCGCATCGATCACCTCGTGCACGCAACCGGCAGCGCTGGCACGCAGGCTGGTCTGGTTGCTGGGTTGAAGGCGCTCAACGCGCAGATTCCGGTGCTCGGCGTCGGCGTGCGCGCGCCGAAGGCAAAGCAGGAAGAAAGCGTGTTCAAGCTCGCGCAAGCGACAGCCGACAAGCTCGGCTGCCCCGGTGTCGTCGCACGCGAGGACGTCGTCGCCAACACAGATTACGTCGGTGACGGCTACGGCATTCCGACCCCTGGTGCAATCGAGGCGATCGAGCTTTTCGCCCGGCTCGAAGGCATCCTGCTCGACCCGGTCTACTCAGGCAAGGGCGCTGCCGGGCTGATCGACCTCATCCGGAAGGGCGAATTCAAACGCGGCCAGCGAGTCGTGTTCCTCCATACCGGCGGGTCTGTGGCGCTGTTCGGCTACACGTCCAGCTTCGGCTACGCAGCACCGAAATGA